In Raphanus sativus cultivar WK10039 chromosome 5, ASM80110v3, whole genome shotgun sequence, the following proteins share a genomic window:
- the LOC108837279 gene encoding transcription factor TCP18-like — MNNNRSFSTTTTISEDYMLFPYNDHYSSQPLLPFSPCSSINDILIHSNSNPNILSHHLDHRYQFLQAPSSFSQFEFVPDFALLPYLHQQNNGHNDNKTTSDHHHPSLLPLNNSIGESLAEPSETITTHIEDSQRNSTFQDPKMNKVKKPSRTDRHSKIKTAKGTRDRRMRLSLDVAKELFGLQDMLGFDKASKTVEWLLTQAKPEIIKITSSLSNQFKHGGPAIGSMHTSSDLCKIGSMWTVEDGGSNTNSTETRENKVDGRLMRGKRKMLQPRTPILKKLSKDARERARERAKDRTKEKMLKRISQVNILDEEAHNHHDEIAKDNKSHVNCKSFEVAPCEEEIEQLLCKNDDFAVCNEFVANKFSSSFPMPNHHRSKETASSLDQIERRRFYD, encoded by the exons ATGAACAACAACAGGTCTTTCAGTACTACTACCACCATCAGTGAAGACTACATGTTATTCCCTTATAATGACCATTATTCTTCACAACCACTACTCCCTTTTAGCCCTTGTTCTTCCATTAACGACATCTTGATTCACTCCAACTCCAACCCCAACATATTAAGCCATCATCTTGACCATCGTTATCAATTCTTACAGGcaccttcttctttttctcaatTCGAATTCGTCCCGGATTTTGCCCTCCTCCCCTATCTCCACCAACAAAACAACGGCCATAATGATAACAAAACCACCAGTGACCATCATCATCCATCACTTCTTCCCTTGAACAACTCTATTGGAGAATCTCTCGCTGAGCCCTCGGAAACCATAACCACCCACATAGAAGATTCCCAGAGAAACTCAACTTTTCAAGACCCAAAAAtgaataaagtaaaaaaacCAAGCAGAACGGACCGTCACAGCAAGATCAAAACGGCGAAAGGGACAAGAGATCGTAGGATGAGACTCTCACTTGATGTCGCCAAAGAGTTGTTCGGCTTGCAAGACATGCTGGGATTCGACAAAGCCAGCAAAACTGTGGAGTGGTTGCTCACACAAGCCAAACCGGAGATCATAAAGATTACGAGCAGCCTTTCTAACCAGTTTAAGCATGGCG GACCGGCGATAGGATCAATGCACACATCGTCTGATCTATGCAAAATTGGATCAATGTGGACAGTCGAGGATGGAGGCAGCAATACTAACTCGACCG AAACAAGAGAAAATAAGGTGGATGGGAGATTGATGAGAGGGAAGAGAAAGATGTTGCAGCCACGAACGCCCATTTTGAAGAAGTTGTCCAAGGACGCCAGAGAGAGagctagagagagagcaaaagATAGAACAAAGGAGAAGATGCTGAAGAGAATATCACAAGTAAATATTTTGGATGAAGAAGCTCATAATCATCATGATGAGATAGCAAAGGACAATAAAAGCCATGTGAATTGCAAGTCTTTTGAGGTGGCGCCCTGCGAAGAAGAGATCGAACAACTTCTTTGTAAGAACGATGATTTTGCAGTTTGCAATGAATTTGTGGCCAACAAATTTAGTTCATCATTTCCAATGCCTAATCACCATCGCAGCAAAGAGACAGCCAGCTCGCTAGATCAG ATTGAAAGGCGCCGTTTTTACGATTGA